The Deltaproteobacteria bacterium DNA window GCGAGGGCCGATCATAGACGAACCGGCCTTGGTGGCCGCCTTGCAGAACAGGCAAATTGCTGGCGCAGGATTGGATGTGTTCGATACCGAGCCGCTGGGGTTGGATCATCCGCTGCGCACCTTGGAGAATACCGTCATTACCCCCCACATCGGCTACGTGACGGCGGAGACTTACAAAATCTTTTTCGAGCAAACGGTTGAGAACATCGCCGCCTTTCTCGATGGCACGCCGATTCGGGTGCTGAATCGGCATCAACGTGAACAGCAAGGGAGGTAGAGATCGTCCGGGCAATGGCTAGCCGCTACTCGCCCTTACAGCACCCCCTCCGCAGCCAGGGCGTTGAGGTCTGACTCACTGTATCCTGCTTGCAAAAGGACCTCTCGCGTATGCTCTCCGAGGCGTGGCGCTCCACGGCGAAGGGCGGTGACGTTGTGCTTGCCGTCCGTGGCGACGGAGACCGGGTAAGAGAGGTCACGACCGAGAATTGGGTGCGGAATGGGCTGAAACGTGCCCCGCGCCTGGAAGTGCGGGTCGGCCATATTCTCCTCGGGGTATCTCACACTTGCCCATAATAACCCTTTGGCTTGGGCGCGATGAAAGACTTCCTCGGCGGTGAGTGAAGCAACCAGCGTGTCGATCGTGGCACTGAAGTGCCTTTGGGCATCGCCCGGCGACTGCTCGGCCAGTGCACGATACGTCTCCGATTTGAGGTCGTGCTCCACGCCGATCTCGTCGAGCATTTCGGCGATGACCCGCACGTCGCGTTTGCTCCAAAACATGAACGCTTTGACGTAGCGTCCGTCCTTGGTGAGACGCAGCCACGGTAAGGAACGTCCCACGCCGGCATGGCGTCCGGTCTGCCGCTGCACCACCAGGTCGTTGTAAATGTAGCTGGGCAGGGCGACCTCGGTGCAGGTGCTCACCGCTTCGTGAATCGAAACATCGATACAATCGCCTTCGCCGGTCAACTCGCGAAAGTTGAGCGCGGCAGTGATCGCAATGACCGCGTGTTCGCAGGCGATGTGATAGGCCTGCCACATTTCCGGTGCGATCGGCGGTGTGTCGTAGA harbors:
- a CDS encoding CoA transferase, whose amino-acid sequence is MNTEAALSAALAGTVILESGDERGEFAGVLLASFGAEVIKLEGRRGSNSRRFGPFTSPQLDPEQSLFFSRYNLGKKSVRLEADHPTARSVLERLAVTADVIIDSGEAADVERRLTLYRELQTAHPRLIVCTITPFGLDGPYRDLKMTDLTQLAMGGVMASCGYDPRPGGVYDTPPIAPEMWQAYHIACEHAVIAITAALNFRELTGEGDCIDVSIHEAVSTCTEVALPSYIYNDLVVQRQTGRHAGVGRSLPWLRLTKDGRYVKAFMFWSKRDVRVIAEMLDEIGVEHDLKSETYRALAEQSPGDAQRHFSATIDTLVASLTAEEVFHRAQAKGLLWASVRYPEENMADPHFQARGTFQPIPHPILGRDLSYPVSVATDGKHNVTALRRGAPRLGEHTREVLLQAGYSESDLNALAAEGVL